Part of the Candidatus Methylacidiphilales bacterium genome, CGTAAGTTGCACCCCAAAATGAAAGACCTCATGCAGGGGTGCGGCACCCGTGTAGTTGCGAAGTCCCAGGTTGGCTCCACTCTCGGCCAGAGCCGCCAGGCATCCCACAGCCCCAAGGCGTGCGGCCCAGTGGGCCGGTGTGTCGCCTGCCATGTCTTTTGCATTGAGGTTTGCGCCTGCTGCCACCAGCACTTTGAGGCATTCGGTCTTGTGGCACGAGGCGGCCTCATGAAGTGCTGTCTGGCGCTGTTGGTTGCGTCCGTTCACATCCGCACCCTGTTCCAGCAGCCAACGAACCGACTCCACGTAACCAAGGTACGTCACCCACATCAGTGGAGTGTTCCCATATTCATTCTTCTCCTCAATCGGGTGTCCCTGGGCCAGCAGCCTCTGGGCTTCATCGAACTCGCGGTTGGCAACGGCCAGGCAAAAGTCAGAGACTACCGTTTCGTTGTTCATCGCTTCTTTTCCCCATTACTCTTGTCCTGTTTACTTCGGCGTCCCGAAAGAATGAGAAAGGTGAGTGCCGCGAAGTACACCACAAAAAATGTGTATGGGTATTCGTTGAACAAAGCCACAACCGCGTCGTTGAAACTTTCATACCCGATGAATTCAATCTTCACGCAAGCCCTCCATCTCCTTCGGCTCGGGCACCTCGTGAGCCACGGGCAGCCACGCCTGCATGCCTGGGGCCAGAATACGCACCTTCTCCCATGGCCAATCAGCGACAATCTCATCGAAGCTTGACCTCTCCATCCCCCGCACGTTCTCTAGGTCCACCAGCACGCTCTGCCCCATATCCAAGTTGCGCCGAATTTTCGCGCGGATTGTGCGGATGACCTTGGGGGACTGGAACGCGCAGTTCCAGCGGTTCAGACACAACCTCACCATTCGAACTCCTCTGGTGCTTCAGACTTCGGATTCCAAAGCGCCCACTCCACGGCAAAGTCGCGCAGGGACGCGATTGCGTGCAACATGCGTTCACCCAGCCCTGCTTCGGCATATTCGCTCTGGCATAGGGCGATCTCTACCTCGAGTTGGATCAAGAGGCCGGCAATCAGCCCAAAGTTGCTCTCGTGTCCGAAAAGATCGTCCTGGCTGACCTTTGGATTCCAATACTCCTCCAGAGACCACGCGATGCAGCGGAGCAGGCAAACCAGCCCCCCATCGGGAGCTGCCTGGGTCGGCTTGCCGTAAAGCGCATTCTCACCGTTCTCCAGGAGAATTTCTTTCACCCTCGCATGCCAAAGCAGGCTGCGTAGGCTGCTGCATGCTTTCAGGGCGGCACGACGCACCAGGGTTGGGTTTTGCGTGGCCACAATCGCAGGCGCCCACCCAGCAGGCTTGGCAGGCGTGTTTGGGCCCGCACCGTGCACGGGTGGTGTGGCGGGTTTCGGCGGTTGAGCTTCTTGTGGGTGCGGAACAGGCGAAGGGGTCGGAGCGTTGGCGGCGGCCAGTAATTGCGCAGATAGACTGTCAGGCTTTTGGGAGGGCGACTTCGATCCGGACGCACCTTTGATCCACGGCGCGCCGTTCTTGTCGGGTGTGGCTGCCGGGGCATCCACCGCACCGGGGGTTGCGGGGGAAGGGCTTCGGGTGAGCCTGAAGGGCTTCAAAAGCGGAATGTCTTTCTCCACGGCGCTTGCGGCCAGGCCCAGACAGTAGCTTTCAAACCACCGCATGCCTTGGTCCGAAGCGCCTGCCGCTTTTGCCAGTCGCTGAATCTCCGAACCGGTGATTTTCTTTCCTTTACCCTTGAAGGCAGAGTGGATTTGGATGATCCCTCTCGCATACTCCTCCTCAGTCGGGGGCTCGATCATGACCACGTCAGCAGCAAACCTGGAAGCAATCTCCGGGGGCAACCCCTGACCGTTGACCTTGCGCGAATAGTGGGGGACCTCCAGCTCGACTGGATCCCCGATGGCAAAGCCGACCTGCGGCCGACTCGCTGCAGCAACCTCGTCCTTTTGCTGGGTGGCCAGTTGTTGGAAGGCACCCGCTCCGACAATGAATGTATTCGCCAAGCGGGCGATATGTTCATCCGTCCAGCCGCATCCCTTGAGACGTCCGTCACCATCCAGGAGGGCCAGCACCTCCCCAAAAACGCCCAGTGCCCAGGACGAGCCATAGGCCGATGAGATCGGCACCGTTTTGTCGATCTCGTCCAAGTAGAGCATTTTGTGCGTTCGCGCCTCGGAACCGAGGAAGGCCGCGATGGTGGTGAGAGAGGAGGGTTGGGTGGCTGCCCCCCAGGGAACCCAGCTATTGCAAGCGATGGTGATCATCCCAAGGCCCATCTCTTCGGCAAAGCGGCGGACAACTTCAGTTTTGCCGACGCCAGTGGGGCCGACGATTAGGCTGTGGGTTCGGACTTTCACGCTCCCAATCTGGGGCATGAGGCATTTGACGGCGAAGTTTCGCTGAAGCGAATTGAGGGCGGCTGCTTGGCTGGCAGTGGAAATGCCAACCTCTTTCTGGGGGACGGACATAAGTCTCCTAGGAACATTTTTGTGGAACCCACCGGTAATGGTGGGAGGTGCAAGCGCGGGGAAGCTCTCCCTTACGGGAGAGCAGCGGGTATGGTGACCCGGGAGACAATGGTGCGCAGGCAGTTCATGGAGACGACCAACAAGGTATTACTAGAGTCTGGTTTGCCAAGTCAAATTTTGTAGGCAGCGATTTGGATTCCACTTGCTCTAACCCAAAGTAAGCAAGTGGCGGGGATATTCGGCCATGAGTACTCACCCGTCTGGCCATGGATATCGTGATTTTCGACTGCTTGCTCTCGCCGCCTATGGCCGACGCTTCGGGACTTTTGGGGGAGCTTACGTTAAGGGGTGCCTCTGTTTTGATGGCAGTTTTGTAAAGCTCTCCTTGCGCCTTTTGAACGAAAGGACATATGGAGCGTCATGAAACACATGCAGTCAGCTTGGGGACGTTTA contains:
- a CDS encoding ankyrin repeat domain-containing protein, producing the protein MNNETVVSDFCLAVANREFDEAQRLLAQGHPIEEKNEYGNTPLMWVTYLGYVESVRWLLEQGADVNGRNQQRQTALHEAASCHKTECLKVLVAAGANLNAKDMAGDTPAHWAARLGAVGCLAALAESGANLGLRNYTGAAPLHEVFHFGVQLTAMVEVFARCGADLNLPDSYGRTALHIAAHRANTEGVTCLLDSGASPFAVDREGNTPLHLAGPPHLKELLLSVPGARQGYCALLLAGGKPYDFETHGLINRT
- a CDS encoding AAA family ATPase, with translation MKVRTHSLIVGPTGVGKTEVVRRFAEEMGLGMITIACNSWVPWGAATQPSSLTTIAAFLGSEARTHKMLYLDEIDKTVPISSAYGSSWALGVFGEVLALLDGDGRLKGCGWTDEHIARLANTFIVGAGAFQQLATQQKDEVAAASRPQVGFAIGDPVELEVPHYSRKVNGQGLPPEIASRFAADVVMIEPPTEEEYARGIIQIHSAFKGKGKKITGSEIQRLAKAAGASDQGMRWFESYCLGLAASAVEKDIPLLKPFRLTRSPSPATPGAVDAPAATPDKNGAPWIKGASGSKSPSQKPDSLSAQLLAAANAPTPSPVPHPQEAQPPKPATPPVHGAGPNTPAKPAGWAPAIVATQNPTLVRRAALKACSSLRSLLWHARVKEILLENGENALYGKPTQAAPDGGLVCLLRCIAWSLEEYWNPKVSQDDLFGHESNFGLIAGLLIQLEVEIALCQSEYAEAGLGERMLHAIASLRDFAVEWALWNPKSEAPEEFEW